GAAATAAGAAAAATAAAAGGAAGATTGCTTCGCTTGCGCTCGCAATGACACCTATATTAAAAAGGGATCTCTTCATAAGAGAAGTTGTGATGGATTTTAGATTTCGCTGCAAGGTGTTTTTTTGGTAAGAAAAAAGGGTGCTGCGTTTTTGAGCCGCAGCACCCTGCCTGGAAGGAAAGAGGAACTTTTAACTTGCTAAAAAATACTACAGCACTACTTATATAACTATTTTATGACTCGCAATATGATCTTAATCAGGCCATGAAACTCACCACGAAAATACTCAAAAAATTAGAGGCTATGTACCCTAGCTCCCATTGTGAATTGTACCATCAAAGCCCCTATCAATTGTTAGTTGCCACCATTTTATCGGCCCAATGCACAGATAAACGGGTCAACATGGTAACTCCTGGGCTATTTAAAACCGCCCCCACCCCTAAGGCCATGTTAGAATTGAGGGAAAACCGCTTAATGGAAATGATCAAATCTTGCGGGTTTTACCGTACCAAGGCCAAAAATATCTTAAAAACCAGTCAGATCCTTTTAGAAAAATTTGGGGGGGAGGTACCACGCACCCAAGAAGAATTAATTCAATTACCAAGTGTGGGGCGAAAAACTGCCAATGTTGTACTTTACAATGCCTACGGGATTGCCGCTATCGCGGTAGACACTCATGTCTTTCGAGTCTCTCAACGCCTAGGGTTGGCCAAGGGCAAGACCCCCGACCAAATTGAACAGCAACTCATGAAGGTGTTTGCCAAGCAAGATTGGGGCAAGGCCCATCATTTGCTTATTTTTCACGGTCGTTACCATTGCAGCGCACGCCGCCCCAAATGCGAAACTTGCCCCCTAACCGCTGAATGCCAGTATTATCAAACGCTATAATTTGTAAATATTGTAGGTACCCATGGCCATGGCAATATCTTTCCCCTTATGCCGATAAACATGGGCTTCGGTAACGGCATGGGATTTACCACGGTATTTAACCTTCGCATCGCAATAGATAATTTCGTTTAATTTGACGGTTGAGATATAATTAATTTTAAATTCGATCGTTGAGCAACGCTCCCCTGCCTTTAGCCCGCTAAACAAACAAGCCCCCATAGAAAAATCAACAAAGGTAGAAATAACCCCACCATGAACCATCCCCGCAGGGCTGATATGCTTTGACTCGATTTTAAGGGAAGTCTTGGCAAAGTTTTCCTTGGCCTCAACAATTTCATAACCTACCAACTCGCCAAAATTATCTGGATGGGAGAATACCGCCGCGACCAACTGTCGATAATTTTTCACCATAGAAGGCCAAATTAACCCAAGCCCCCAATAACGGCAAATTTATTTTAAATATCACTGCACCTAAAAAGTTTTAGTGAAGAGGGCTAAGGGGTTGAGCTAGAATCCGCACCCGTAAAGCCTGCTCGGCTCAAAAAATTATTTATTTTTAATTGAATTAGAGTATTCCTTCGTCATCCTCTAATTTCGTCATCCTCTAATTCAAAAAAATAATATAATTTTTTGAACCTCCGGAGCCTGTCCTGAGGCTTTGCGAAGGAGCTTTACTCCTGCTACAGGTTCTCAACATACCCCCTTAGGCCACTTCAGGAAGACTTTTTATATCTCTGCAAATATTTGAGAAGAAGTCTTTTCGAGGTAGGGAGAGGCCAAGGGAGAGCCTTTTACCAGGAGGGCGGCCTATGATAGTTTCTGTCATTGCGAACTTAAGCGGGTGAAGCAATCTCTTCTGCCTAAGCGATGGGATTGCCACGCTCGCTATCATGGGTCCCCGCCTTCGCGGGGATGACACCGCTCGCAATGACAGAGGCCCTCATAGGCCGACCGGGCGCGGGCTCTCCATTGGCCTCTCCCTACCTCGAAAAGACGTGGTGTTAATTGTGAATGAAAGAAAAAAATACGTGGGGGATGGGCTGGGTGCCCTTTGGTATCCCCCACGCTTTGGACCTGGGATAAGGAGCTCTAAATCTAGTTGGCCCTGATAACTACCCCCGATGCGGCGGCTCCACTCGGCCCTGATATAGCCACCTCGCTACCAGCGGATGAAACCTG
The nucleotide sequence above comes from Deltaproteobacteria bacterium. Encoded proteins:
- a CDS encoding PaaI family thioesterase, translating into MVKNYRQLVAAVFSHPDNFGELVGYEIVEAKENFAKTSLKIESKHISPAGMVHGGVISTFVDFSMGACLFSGLKAGERCSTIEFKINYISTVKLNEIIYCDAKVKYRGKSHAVTEAHVYRHKGKDIAMAMGTYNIYKL
- the nth gene encoding endonuclease III, translated to MKLTTKILKKLEAMYPSSHCELYHQSPYQLLVATILSAQCTDKRVNMVTPGLFKTAPTPKAMLELRENRLMEMIKSCGFYRTKAKNILKTSQILLEKFGGEVPRTQEELIQLPSVGRKTANVVLYNAYGIAAIAVDTHVFRVSQRLGLAKGKTPDQIEQQLMKVFAKQDWGKAHHLLIFHGRYHCSARRPKCETCPLTAECQYYQTL